The DNA region TGCTCCCGATAGAGGGACGCCTTCGAGATGCGGGCGCGCTTGGCGACCTCGTCCATCGATGCCCCCGCGTATCCGAACTCGAGGAAGACATCACGGGCGGTATCGAGCAGCGCTTCGCCCGTGCGACCGGCCGGACGTCCAGGCGTTCGAGTCATCGCGGTCATGTCGTTCAGTTTAGTACTTGACAGTTTCCCCTGTCGGGCATACTTTGAGTACCAACAAGTACTAAAGGAGGCCGACATGATCGTTCCGGCAATCGTCCTCGCCACGGTGGCATCGTTCATCGCGAGCGCTCTGCTCTACGCCGTGCCCCCGGTCTCCGCGCTCATCTCTCGGACGAGCACTCCTCGACCCGGCCTCCCCGCCGCCGCACAGATGGCATCGGTGGTCCTGCGCAGCCTCATCGTCTCCTGCCTCGTGGCCGGGCTGATGATCGCAGCCGGCTGGCACGGCGCCGGTTCCGGGTCGCTCCTCGGACTGGCGCTGTGCACACTCCCTCTCGTCCTGCTCATGGGCGGCGTCGTGCACGAGAACACCGCGCTGCCGGCAGCGGGCGTGCACCTGCTCGACTGGATCCTCAAGCTCGTCATCATCGGAGCGATCGTCGGATCGTTCGTCTGACCGAAAGGAGAGGCACATGAGCAGCCCCCTCGACATCACATTCACGGCCACCCTCGGAAAGGTTCGCGAAGGCGACACCTGGACCTGCGTGCAGCTGGACGACTCCGCGACCATCTTCGGCACACGAGGACTCGTCAAGGTCGCGGGCACCATCGACGGCGAGCCCTTCCGCGGCGCCTTCATGGCGCTCGGCGACGGCACCCACAAGCTCCCGGTCGCCGCCCCCATCCGCACGCGCATCGGAAAGGGCGACGGCGACGAGGTGACCGTGCATCTCACCGAGCGCCTCAACGGCTGAAGCACGCCCTCAGCGGGCCGACCAGCCGCCGTCGATCGTGTAGCTGGCCCCGGTGACCATCCCCGCGGAGTCACCGGCGAGCCACAGCGCGAGCGAGGCGACCTCGCTCGGCTCGACGAGCCTCTTGATGGCGGACTCGGTGAGCATCACGGTCGCGAGGACCTCTTCCTCGGGGATCCCGTGCACGCGGGCCTGATCGGCGATCTGCTTCTCGACGAGGGGCGTGCGCACGTAGCCCGGGTCGATGCAGTTGCTCGTCACACCTCGGGGCCCGCCCTCCAGCGCCGTCACCTTCGACAGCCCCTCCAAGCCGTGCTTCGCTGCGACGTACGCCGCTTTGTAGGCGGAGGCGCGCAAGCCGTGCACGCTCGACACGTTGATCACCCGTCCGAAGCCCCGGTCGTACATTCCGGGGAGGGCGGCCCGGATGAGCAGGAACGGCGCCTCGAGCATGAGCCGCAGGATGAAGGAGAACCGCTCCGGCGCGAAGTCCTCGATCGGGCTCACGTGCTGCACTCCCGCATTGTTGACGAGGATGTCGACGTCGATGCGGGCATCGGCCAGCGCCCCGAGGTCGGAGAGGTCAACGTGCCACGCCTCTCCGCCGATCTCCGCCGCGAGCGCCTCCGCGGACGCACGGTCGACATCGGCGACCGTGACCCGGGCGCCCGCCGAAGCGAGCTCACGGGCGCAGGCCGCCCCGATCCCGCTCGCCCCACCCGTGACGAGCGCCCTGCGTCCGTGCAGATCGGTCATGTCGTACTCCTTCGCATGTCAGGCCGCGGCCGCACGGGCGGCATCGGCGTCATCGATGGCCTGCAGCGAGATGCCCTTCGTCTCGCGCAACGACACCACGGCGATGGCGGTCACGACGCAGGCGATGACGATGTAGATCGCGATCGGCAACCAGGATCCGAAGTCGCGCAGCCACTGGATCGCGAGGATCGGGGCGAGCGAGCCGGCGAGGATCGCGGTGACCTGGGAGCCGAGGGAGACGCCCGAGTACCGCATCCGCGTGGGGAACAGTTCCGCCATCACCGCCGGCTGCGGGGCGTACATGAAGGCGTGGAAGCAGAGCCCGATGGTCACGGCCAGCACGATGAGGACCGGGTTGAGGGTGTCGAACATCGGGAAGGCGAAGAACGCCCAGGTCGCGCTGAGGATCGCGCCGGTGAGGTAGACGGGCTTACGCCCCCACCGGTCGGCGAGACGCCCCAGCTGCGGGATGATCGCGAAGTGCACGACGTGCGCGATGAGCAACGCGAGCAGCAACTGACTCGTGTCGTATTCGTGCACCGTCTTCAGGTAGACGATCGTGAAGCTGACGACGATGTAGTAGACGATGTTCTCGGCGAAGCGGATGCCCATCGCCTGCAGGATGCCCTTCGGATAGCGGCGCAGCACCTCGACGACACCGTACGACGTGGCCTTCTCCGCCTCGACCTGCGCCTTGGCCTCGAGGAAGATCGGCGCCTCTTCGACGTGACGGCGGATGTAGAAGCCGACCAGCACGATCACCGCCGACAACCAGAAGGCGATGCGCCAGCCCCATTCGAGGAAGGCGGCCGAGCTCATCACCCATGAGCTCACGAGCAGCACGAGGGTGGCGAGCAGGTTGCCCACGGGCACGGCGGCCTGCGGCCAGCTCGACCAGAACGAACGCGAGCGGTCGGGGCTCTGCTCGGCGACCAGCAGCACGGCGCCGCCCCACTCCCCGCCCACGGCGAAGCCCTGGAGGAAGCGCAGCGCCACCAGCAGGGCGGGCGCCCAGTAGCCGATGCTCTGGAACCCGGGGAGGCACCCCATCAGGAACGTCGCTGCGCCGACGATGATGATCGTCGCCTGCAGGGTGGGCTTGCGGCCGAACCGGTCGCCGATCTGCCCGAAGACGATGCCGCCGAGCGGACGCGCGATGAATCCGATCGCGTAGGTGACGAAGGCCGCGATGATCCCGTCGAGGGGAGAACCGGTTGCGGGGAAGAAGTAGGTGCCGAACACCAGGCTGGCCGCGGTGGCGTAGAGGAAGAACTCGTACCACTCCACGACCGTGCCGGCCATGGAGGCCGCGACGACCCGCTTCAGCTTCGAGTTCGGGGCGGAGGGGGCGGTGGGGGCCGCGCTCACTGAGGATGTCATGTCTGTCTCCTTCGGGTGTCGCCGGTGACACCCGCGTCCCAGTGTCGAGCACGGCGGTCTCTGCAACAACGCCCAGTGCTGCACATCGACTGTGCATAATTGCAGAATGGATGCTGTCAAGCGGCCTCGCGCCGACGACCTTCTCGTGCTCCTCGCGGTCGCGCGCACCGGACGTTACACGAGTGCCGCCGCGCATCTGGGACTCGATCACACGACTGTCGCCCGCCGTATCGCCGCCCTCGAGGACGTGCTCGGCGGGCGCGTGGTCGCACAGTCGGCGACGGGGTGGGAGTTGACCGACCTCGGCCGGTCCGCCGCAGAGACGGGAGGCCGGATCGAAGCGGCGCTGTCGCAGCTCGACGGCGGCACCGAACCGCCGGATCCGATCTCCGGCGTCGTCCGCATGTCGGCGACAGACGGATTCAGCGCCTACATCGCGGCCCCCGCGGTCGCCGCGCTGCGCAGGGACCATCCGCGACTCACGGTCGAGATCGTCGCGGCGACCCGGCGCGCCGCCGAGCATCGCGCCGGTCTCGATCTCGAGGTCGTGGTGGGGGTGCCGCAGACGCGTCGTGCGCACGCCGTGAAGCTCGGCACCTACACGCTGGGAATGTACGCGTCCCGCGACTACCTCGATCGGGTCGGAACGCCGAGCACCGCTGCCGAGTTGGAGCAGCACCAGCTGGTGTACTTCGTCGATTCGATGCTGCAGGTCGATGCCCTCGACCTGCCTCGCCGACTCGTGCCGCGCATGCAGGACGGCCTGACCTCCACCAACGTCTTCGTGCATGTCGAGGCCACGCGAGCAGGCGCCGGCATCGGCCTCCTCCCCTGTTTCGCGGCAGACCGCCACCACGACCTCGTGCGGCTGCTGCCCTCGGTGTTCGCCGAGAAGCTCCCCTACTACCTGGTCGCTCGTCCCGAGTCGCTGCGCCTGCCCGCCGTCTCCGCTCTGGCCGCAGCTCTGCGCGCGCAGACGCGCGCGTCGAGAACGATGCTCGACGGCGCGAGCGACTGAGCACCGCCCTGTGTGACCCCGGGTGACGAACCCGACCCCGCCCCCTTCTGCATGCAAGAGAATTGAAAGCGATGTCTGAACGAGAAGAACACACCCACTGGCAGACCGAGCGCCGCGCCGCCGTCACGTCGCCGACCGGCAACCTCGCCCTGGTCGAGACCCGCTGGACCGGTGAGCGCCCCGATGTCGAGGCAGAACAGCGCGCCGCGGCCGGCACAGTGACCGTGACGCCGATCGAGCGCACGAACATCGAGACGGGTCAGGCGGAGCACGGGCTGCGCGTCTGGGATGCCGACGCCCCCGCCATCCGCGCCTTCGACCGCATCGACACCTATGATTACGACCCGGCGTGGGTGCTCGAGGGACACTTCACCCCGGTCTCCGGTGATCGACGCGTGTCGTTCGAGCACATCCGCGACAACGGCGGCACCCGTGATCTGGTCGTCCCGGGCGACATCCGCCTCGAGCTCGACGGCCAGGAGTACACCCTCGCCGCGTTCGACGACGGCGGCACGCTGTTGCTCGTGTTCGGCGACGAGACGAACGGCTCGGAGACCTACGGATCCGGTCGCTTCCTGTTCGTGCAGCTGCGCGACGACGAGGGCTCCGTCGTCCTCGACTTCAACCGCGCCTTCGTGCCGCCGTGCGGATTCAGCGCCCAGTACAACTGCCCGCTGCCGCCGGCATCCAACCGCTTCCCCCTGCCTATCCGAGCAGGCGAGAAGAACGTCGTGTTCCGCGACGGCTTCGACATCTACGCGGCGTGACGCCGCACTCGCTCACCCTGGAGTACTCATGAGAAGAACCCGCATCCTCGGCGCGCTCGGCGCCGTCGCCACGCTCGCCCTCGTGGCCGGCTGCGCGTCGGGCACGAGCAACGACGCCACCGCGAGTGAAGACGCCACGATCCTCATCGGGTCGCTGTACGAGCCCACCAACCTCAGCAACACGCAGGGCGGCGGCCAGGGTGTGACCGAGGCGCTGACCGGCAACGTCTACGAGGGCCTGTACCGGCTCACGGACGACGGCGAGGTCGAACCGCTCCTCGCCGAAGACGCCCAGGTGTCCGACGACGGCCTGACCTACACGATCACGCTGCGCGACGACGTGACCTTCCACTCGGGCGACCCGCTCACCTCCGCCGACGTGAAGTCGAGCATCGAGGCCGTCACCGCCGAAGACTCCGTGTCCGCCCGCAAGTCGAGCTTCAAGACCATCGCCGACATCGCCACCCCCGATGACAAGACGGTCGTGTTCACGCTGTCGGAGCGCTCGATCTCGTTCCTGTACAACCTCAGCTACGTCTGGATCGTGAACGACGAGGCCGGCGACATCACGTCGTCCGAAGACGGCACCGGCCCGTACACGCTGGACGAGTGGAAGAAGGGCTCGACCCTCACCCTCCAGCGCTGGGACGACTACTGGGGCGAGCCTGCCAAGAACGGCGAGGTCGTCTACACGTACTTCACCGACGCGACGGCGGAGAACAACGCCCTCCTCACGGGTGAGATCGACGTCATCACCAGTGTGCAGAACCCCGACTCGCTCACGCAGTTCGACTCCGACGACTACGTCGTGAGCGAGGGCACCTCGACCACGAAGGAGCTGCTCGCCTTCAACGACCGCGTCGCCCCCTTCGACAACACGCTCGTGCGCAAGGCGGTCTACTCCGCGATCGACACGAAGAAGCTCCTCGAGTCGATCTGGGGCGACTACGGCACGCTGATCGGGTCGATGGTGCCGCCGACCGACCCCTGGTACGAGGACCTCACCTCCGTGAATCCCTACGACGTCGAGCTCTCGAAGGATCTGCTCGCGCAGGCCGGCTACGCCGACGGCTTCACGTTCACGCTCGACACCCCGAGCTACGACCCGCACCCCGCCGTGGCGGAGTTCCTGCAGTCGCAGCTCGCCGAGGTCGGCATCACGGTCGAGATCAACACGATCAGCGCCGACGAGTGGTACACGAAGGTGTTCAAGGAGCAGGACTTCGAGGCCACTCTGCAGGAGCACGTGAACGACCGCGACGTGGTCTGGTACGGCAACCCCGACTTCTACTGGGGCTACAACGACACCGACGTGCAGCAGTGGGTCGCCCAGGCCGAGCAGGCCGCAACGACCGACGAGCAGACGGCCCTGCTGAAGCAGGTCAACGAGAAGATCGCCGCGGATGCCGCGAGCGTATGGTTGTACCTGTACCCGCAGATCGTGGTCGCCTCCAGCGATCTCAGCGGGTACCCGGTCAACGGCCTGAACTCGCAGTTCTTCGCCTACGACATCGTCAAGTCCTGACGTTCGTGGGGGATGCCGCGCGTCGGCATCCCCCACGTCATCCTGAGAAGCCATGCTCGCCTACCTCCTGCGCCGCCTCGCGTTCCTCGCGGTATCGCTCGTCGTCGCGATGGTCGCGATCTTCGTTCTGCTGCGCCTGCTTCCCGGCGACCCGGCCAACGCCCTGCTCTCGGTGAACGCCACCCCGGAGCAGATCGATGCCGCGCGCGCTCAGGTCGGCTCCGACCAGCCGCTGCTGCAGCAGTTCACGACGTGGGCGAGCCAGGTGCTCCGCTTCGATCTGGGTGAATCGTTCCTGAGCTCGCGCCCCGTCGGGCCCGACATCGCCGACCGTCTCGCCGTGACGCTCCCGCTCACCCTCATCGCCTTCACGATCGCGCTGCTCGTCTCCCTCGTCATCGGCATCACCGCCGCCGTGAAATCCGACCGCTGGTACGGCATCGCCCTCTCGGGCTTCGCGCAGCTCGGTGTCGCGGTCCCCGTGTTCTGGGTCGGCGTGGTGCTCGTCTGGGTGTTCGCGCTCGGCCTCGGTGCTCTGCCGTCCGGCGGATTCCCCCGCAAGGACTGGGAAGATCCGACGGATGCACTGCGCTCGCTCGCGCTGCCCATCCTCACCATCGTGATCGTCATGAGCGCCTCCCT from Microbacterium sp. SY138 includes:
- a CDS encoding ABC transporter substrate-binding protein, with the protein product MRRTRILGALGAVATLALVAGCASGTSNDATASEDATILIGSLYEPTNLSNTQGGGQGVTEALTGNVYEGLYRLTDDGEVEPLLAEDAQVSDDGLTYTITLRDDVTFHSGDPLTSADVKSSIEAVTAEDSVSARKSSFKTIADIATPDDKTVVFTLSERSISFLYNLSYVWIVNDEAGDITSSEDGTGPYTLDEWKKGSTLTLQRWDDYWGEPAKNGEVVYTYFTDATAENNALLTGEIDVITSVQNPDSLTQFDSDDYVVSEGTSTTKELLAFNDRVAPFDNTLVRKAVYSAIDTKKLLESIWGDYGTLIGSMVPPTDPWYEDLTSVNPYDVELSKDLLAQAGYADGFTFTLDTPSYDPHPAVAEFLQSQLAEVGITVEINTISADEWYTKVFKEQDFEATLQEHVNDRDVVWYGNPDFYWGYNDTDVQQWVAQAEQAATTDEQTALLKQVNEKIAADAASVWLYLYPQIVVASSDLSGYPVNGLNSQFFAYDIVKS
- a CDS encoding MFS transporter, with protein sequence MTSSVSAAPTAPSAPNSKLKRVVAASMAGTVVEWYEFFLYATAASLVFGTYFFPATGSPLDGIIAAFVTYAIGFIARPLGGIVFGQIGDRFGRKPTLQATIIIVGAATFLMGCLPGFQSIGYWAPALLVALRFLQGFAVGGEWGGAVLLVAEQSPDRSRSFWSSWPQAAVPVGNLLATLVLLVSSWVMSSAAFLEWGWRIAFWLSAVIVLVGFYIRRHVEEAPIFLEAKAQVEAEKATSYGVVEVLRRYPKGILQAMGIRFAENIVYYIVVSFTIVYLKTVHEYDTSQLLLALLIAHVVHFAIIPQLGRLADRWGRKPVYLTGAILSATWAFFAFPMFDTLNPVLIVLAVTIGLCFHAFMYAPQPAVMAELFPTRMRYSGVSLGSQVTAILAGSLAPILAIQWLRDFGSWLPIAIYIVIACVVTAIAVVSLRETKGISLQAIDDADAARAAAA
- a CDS encoding ABC transporter permease, translated to MLAYLLRRLAFLAVSLVVAMVAIFVLLRLLPGDPANALLSVNATPEQIDAARAQVGSDQPLLQQFTTWASQVLRFDLGESFLSSRPVGPDIADRLAVTLPLTLIAFTIALLVSLVIGITAAVKSDRWYGIALSGFAQLGVAVPVFWVGVVLVWVFALGLGALPSGGFPRKDWEDPTDALRSLALPILTIVIVMSASLSRYVRSATLDVLGSDYLRTARAGGSGMGEALLRHGVRNGAVPVVAVLGIELSTTLLGAVVVESVFTLPGLGSVLLSAIEQHDFQVIQGVLVVSTLFVLLVGFAADIVQRLIDPRLRTSVSGNR
- a CDS encoding DUF1905 domain-containing protein, with protein sequence MSSPLDITFTATLGKVREGDTWTCVQLDDSATIFGTRGLVKVAGTIDGEPFRGAFMALGDGTHKLPVAAPIRTRIGKGDGDEVTVHLTERLNG
- a CDS encoding 3-hydroxybutyrate dehydrogenase, translating into MTDLHGRRALVTGGASGIGAACARELASAGARVTVADVDRASAEALAAEIGGEAWHVDLSDLGALADARIDVDILVNNAGVQHVSPIEDFAPERFSFILRLMLEAPFLLIRAALPGMYDRGFGRVINVSSVHGLRASAYKAAYVAAKHGLEGLSKVTALEGGPRGVTSNCIDPGYVRTPLVEKQIADQARVHGIPEEEVLATVMLTESAIKRLVEPSEVASLALWLAGDSAGMVTGASYTIDGGWSAR
- a CDS encoding DUF1684 domain-containing protein, encoding MSEREEHTHWQTERRAAVTSPTGNLALVETRWTGERPDVEAEQRAAAGTVTVTPIERTNIETGQAEHGLRVWDADAPAIRAFDRIDTYDYDPAWVLEGHFTPVSGDRRVSFEHIRDNGGTRDLVVPGDIRLELDGQEYTLAAFDDGGTLLLVFGDETNGSETYGSGRFLFVQLRDDEGSVVLDFNRAFVPPCGFSAQYNCPLPPASNRFPLPIRAGEKNVVFRDGFDIYAA
- a CDS encoding DUF1761 domain-containing protein, producing the protein MIVPAIVLATVASFIASALLYAVPPVSALISRTSTPRPGLPAAAQMASVVLRSLIVSCLVAGLMIAAGWHGAGSGSLLGLALCTLPLVLLMGGVVHENTALPAAGVHLLDWILKLVIIGAIVGSFV
- a CDS encoding LysR family transcriptional regulator; translation: MDAVKRPRADDLLVLLAVARTGRYTSAAAHLGLDHTTVARRIAALEDVLGGRVVAQSATGWELTDLGRSAAETGGRIEAALSQLDGGTEPPDPISGVVRMSATDGFSAYIAAPAVAALRRDHPRLTVEIVAATRRAAEHRAGLDLEVVVGVPQTRRAHAVKLGTYTLGMYASRDYLDRVGTPSTAAELEQHQLVYFVDSMLQVDALDLPRRLVPRMQDGLTSTNVFVHVEATRAGAGIGLLPCFAADRHHDLVRLLPSVFAEKLPYYLVARPESLRLPAVSALAAALRAQTRASRTMLDGASD